Proteins encoded within one genomic window of Pirellulales bacterium:
- a CDS encoding YdjY domain-containing protein: MSSRIWRTLSIGALCGASGLFALGLRGDEPQASDAQPAKPSVSVDPSQLPKQATDEKDKNIVYLSEGRDLWIDKKNKQVVMKGKIAVREGNLEMFACPQQSKEYESIIAVTPRKMESVHAGLLAVGAKPGHPAKFDTKFTPATGSRVDVAVRWTDNEGKQREARGQDWVRNIKTGKPLEFGWVFGGSGFWTDPDSGEKRYQANDGDFICVVNFPDSMLDLSMESPKDWSEHFYEPFTDRIP; the protein is encoded by the coding sequence ATGTCCAGCCGCATTTGGCGGACGTTGTCGATTGGAGCGCTGTGCGGCGCATCCGGCCTATTTGCTTTGGGCCTGCGCGGCGATGAACCGCAGGCGTCTGATGCTCAGCCGGCCAAGCCGTCGGTCTCAGTGGACCCGAGTCAACTGCCGAAGCAGGCGACGGACGAAAAGGACAAGAACATCGTTTATCTGTCCGAAGGCCGCGATCTGTGGATCGACAAGAAGAACAAGCAGGTGGTGATGAAAGGAAAAATCGCGGTGCGCGAGGGAAACTTGGAGATGTTCGCCTGTCCGCAGCAGTCGAAGGAATACGAGTCGATTATCGCCGTCACTCCGCGAAAGATGGAGTCGGTCCACGCTGGACTGTTGGCGGTCGGGGCGAAGCCGGGCCATCCGGCGAAGTTCGACACGAAGTTCACCCCGGCCACTGGCAGCCGAGTCGATGTCGCCGTTCGCTGGACCGACAACGAGGGAAAGCAGCGCGAAGCCCGCGGACAGGATTGGGTCCGCAACATCAAGACCGGCAAGCCATTGGAATTCGGGTGGGTCTTCGGCGGGAGCGGATTCTGGACTGACCCCGACTCGGGAGAGAAGCGCTACCAGGCCAATGATGGCGACTTCATCTGCGTGGTGAATTTTCCCGATTCGATGCTCGATCTCTCGATGGAAAGTCCAAAGGACTGGAGCGAGCATTTCTACGAGCCATTCACCGACCGCATCCCGC